Genomic DNA from Toxorhynchites rutilus septentrionalis strain SRP unplaced genomic scaffold, ASM2978413v1 HiC_scaffold_258, whole genome shotgun sequence:
TGTTAGCAGTTTTGACACTCCAGATTAGATATTCTGCTCGGTCTGTATGAAAAATCACTCGTTAATCGCTGGATCATTAATACCAGAGCCGCTACAGCATATGAGTTTTGTGAATAAACCTATCTTTTTACTGCCGATTCTGTTAAGAAGATTGACGAGGCAGCGTCGCGAATTTATTCCTTCCgtcccatttttccatttttctttcCCAAATTTCTCGTTTTGATCACATCGCCCCAGTGAATGAACGAATTGGCGCGCTGGAGATCCGTCGCAGGTGTCGCAGGTCGCGTAAACTAGACAGCATGGATCTGCTCGTTCTTCTTTCTCGTTCACTATCCCAGAGGTCTCCCAAATGTCGATGGCTCCCGAATGCAATCAAGACGAGGTTTGACTCATCATCATAATCATATGTATATAAAAGCGGTCGCGGAAACAATTCTTGTCATTGTCCTCATCGCGATCTTCCAGAGAAGATCACGAGTAGAACGCAGGAGCATCGGTCGAAGTTCAAAAGTGTGACGTTGGTGTTAATTTGTGCCACGATGTTGGGACTCAAAGTAGTAGGTGGAAACTGAAATTCGATTCGATCTGTCAATTGTTTCAAAATGCGCTCAATGAATATCACTTGAAGAGCAAAGATAAATCTTTTTgcgttttttatatgaaaaaaacctTGAAAATATTGTATCCAtttgtaaaataaattaaatattatttacatttaacataaattttttgacatttttattcTTTGTTCTAATTCTAGCTTTCAATTGTGCTGATGGCAGAAGCCATCCTGGCTGGATCCTCGGGATACACATATTCCTCTCCGTCGCACAGCTCCAGTAGTGGGCTCAGTGCTGGATTCGGCAACGCGATCGTAGGTGGACTTGGAAGCGGTTCCAGCTCTCTCATCCAATCCACCAGTGGGCACTCTGCTGGGTTCAGCAGTGGACTCGTAAGCAGCAACAGATTTGGAGGCAACTCCTTCGGTGGATTCAGCGGAGGACTCGGTGGTGGTTCCACTGGAGGATATACTTCCTCTGCAAGCCTCGGTTCCGTTGGAGGATTCAGCGGAAGCCTCGGTGCAGCACATGGTAATGGATTCGGAGGCAATGCCGTTAGTTTCGGAGACAGTGCCGGTTCGGCACTTAGTGGTGGATTCGGAGGCAGTACCGGTAGCATTGGTTCTTCGAGTGGATTCGGTTCGAGTCTTGGCAGTCGATTTGGTGGAGGACTGAGCAGTGGATCTTTGGGAAGCACCGGTGGATTTGGAGGCAGTATCGGCTCTTCCAGCTTTGGCTCCAACAGCGGATTCGCTGGAGCACTTAGCAGTGGTATTGCTGCCAGTACTCTCAGTGCTGGCGCAGGAGTTGGCACTGGTTTCGGAAGCAGTATTGGCTCTTCCAATATCGGCGGATTCGGAGGATCCCTTAGCAGTGGCTTGAGCGGCAATCATGCTAGTTTCGGAGATAGCCATGGAGCCGGACTTGGCGGTAGTTTCGGTAGCAGCATTGGCTCTTCCAGCATTGGTTCCAGCAGCGGATTCAGAGGAGCACTCAGCAGTGGTTTTGGTGGTAACAATGTTGGAGATAACATTGGGGCAGGAGTTGGTGGTGGTATTGGAAGCAGCATTGGTGCCAGTAGCGGATTAGGAGGAGCCCAAAGCAGTGGTATCGGCGGCAGCGCCATTAGTTTCGGAGATAGTAATGGTGCAAGTCTTGGTGGTGGTTTCGGAGGAAGCATTGACTCCTCCAGCTTTACCTCCGGCAGTGATTTGAGCGGATTTGGTAGCCGATTTGGAAGTAGTGGTCTTGGAGGTATTACTTCATCCAGTCTCGGAGCTGGTAACCAATTCGGCGGAGGTGCCCTAAGCAGTGGCTTCGGAGGTAACAGTGCTAATTTCGGAGACAGTGTCGGTGCTGGACTTGGCAGTGCTTTCGGAAGCAGTTCCGCGGGGGGATATACATCTTCCAGTAGCATTGGTTCCGCAGGTGGATTTGGTTCAAGCCTTGGTAGTAGATTCGGTGGAGGACTAACCAGTGGATTCGGAGGAAGCTCCCACGGATTCGGAGGCAATTCCGGTAGTTTCGAACATAGCATTGGTTCCGGGTCTTCCTTCGGAGGAAGTTTCGGTGGAAACATTGGTGGTGGATTCACAGGAGGAGCGATAGAAGGTACTTCAGACCAAGGCTACTCGAGCTATGCCGCAGCAGCTCCAAAGTACACTGGACCAAAACCTGTCTACGGAGTACCACAAGTACAATAAAAAGCAGCATCGTCAAATTTTAAGATTCTATGTCGATTCATTGTGAAATAGTTTAAGAATAGATGAATATAtaataaaacatgaaaacacAAACTTTAGACTTGACCACGGTAAGAGAACATCTGAAAATCATCCGATCCCAGCTTGGTATTCTtttaacactttaaggaccgagaagaaatctgtaagacatacgcctgggacctcacgttttgacttgtgtgaagttgctggctttgcttgcaagtttttaagaggctttaaactttgcagttcattcacctctatgtgtgaagttagcggatgaaagttcagcggataaaagCTGTTGtcgcgtgcaagtttctgttcaacgtcttgatggatttaatgaataatgaattatttcagttgaaataaattgactgtttatcaagtaataaccttcaaaatcatgctcattagatagagaattgaatcatccatctttccacataattcattttgacgtaaaactacgtctttcataagGGTGCCAATCAgacaacaggtcacgtttttatgaaataaagataacgttaataactatttttgccgcgaacggattttggcgattgacataccaaacgaatcggaaattccctaagatttgtttgatatgctatacattacaatcccatagtatgtatatggtttaaattgatggaaattggaagcattcccatttcctcatgtatttgttctgtccatttgtgtgcttcccgtacagagctgtcaataacgagcaacttatcgacgagcaacgaagggaaaatcgtaagatgtgaagtctccgtgaacaaaggaaaagaagaaaaacaaagGGAAACATTTGCCTAGAATATAAACAGTTGATCTCGCTGTGGAAAagcttcattcttcgtgaggaaatcgactgtacaacatcgttgctgggcgagctgggcggcgaaggatcgaatttttatttcgcatgacggtaggaaaactctctccgcaaaggatgatagctaagctaatctagattggcaatattaacaaaagggcttctgttgagaagagcgcaaaacggagataagtgtgtgtatatttagtggcttcaagccatcgatatatggatatttgtgtgcgtacgtacaCACCATCTGTatttgctcccgtgtgcattagcCCTGTAACGATGTAACAATCGCCtagttttttatgctatgattgacgattgttttgtgttgcaaattatgcagtcgtaatgataaatataaacaaggagggaagatagcgggagggaaatattttcgCTAGGTTATTAGTAataaatctctgctgaggcaaatattcagcctttttccaagcagttaaca
This window encodes:
- the LOC129781875 gene encoding uncharacterized protein LOC129781875; this translates as LSIVLMAEAILAGSSGYTYSSPSHSSSSGLSAGFGNAIVGGLGSGSSSLIQSTSGHSAGFSSGLVSSNRFGGNSFGGFSGGLGGGSTGGYTSSASLGSVGGFSGSLGAAHGNGFGGNAVSFGDSAGSALSGGFGGSTGSIGSSSGFGSSLGSRFGGGLSSGSLGSTGGFGGSIGSSSFGSNSGFAGALSSGIAASTLSAGAGVGTGFGSSIGSSNIGGFGGSLSSGLSGNHASFGDSHGAGLGGSFGSSIGSSSIGSSSGFRGALSSGFGGNNVGDNIGAGVGGGIGSSIGASSGLGGAQSSGIGGSAISFGDSNGASLGGGFGGSIDSSSFTSGSDLSGFGSRFGSSGLGGITSSSLGAGNQFGGGALSSGFGGNSANFGDSVGAGLGSAFGSSSAGGYTSSSSIGSAGGFGSSLGSRFGGGLTSGFGGSSHGFGGNSGSFEHSIGSGSSFGGSFGGNIGGGFTGGAIEGTSDQGYSSYAAAAPKYTGPKPVYGVPQVQ